GCCTTCGCGCTGTGCCGCGACCAGAAGTTGCCGATCAAGGTGTTCTCGATTCTCAAGAGCGGCGCGCTCAAGCGCGTCGTGATGGGCGAGGACGAAGGCACGCTGGTGCATGCCTAGGAGTATTTGAGATGACCATTGCAGACATCCGCAGTGCGACCGACGCGAAGATGAATCAGTCGCTCGCCGCATTCCAGAACAACCTTACCAAGATCCGCACGGGTCGCGCCAATTCGGCGCTGCTCGACTCGATCCATGTCGAGTACTACGGCTCGCAGGTGCCGCTGAGCCAGGTGGCCAACGTGTCGGTGCTCGATTCGCGCACCATCAGCGTCCAGCCCTGGGAAAAAGGCATGGGCGCCAAGATCGAGAAGGCCATCCGCGAAAGCGACTTGGGCCTGAACCCCGCGTCGATGGGCGACCTGATCCGCGTGCCGCTGCCCGCCATGAGCGAAGAGCGCCGCAAGGAAATGACCAAGCTGGTCCGCAACGAAGGCGAAACCGCCAAGGTCGCCACGCGCAACCTGCGTCGCGATGCGAACGAGTCGGTCAAGAAGCTCGTGAAGGACAAGCTGGCGTCCGAGGACGACCAGAAGCGCGCCGAAGCCGATATCCAGAAGGTCACCGACCGCCATATCGCCGAAATCGACCGCCTGGTCGCGGCGAAAGAAGCGGAGATCATGGCCGTTTGAGGCCCGTCATGGCCTCTTCGCCGCCGAGCATTCCCCACCACGTTGCCATCGTCATGGACGGCAACGGCCGTTGGGCGACGAAGCGGTTCCTGCCTCGCGTGGCGGGGCACAAGCAGGGCGTCGAATCGCTGCGGCGCTGCGTCAAGGCCTGCGCCGACCGCGGCGTGGGTGTTCTCACCGTGTTTGCGTTCTCTTCGGAGAACTGGAATCGCCCGCCCGAAGAAGTCTCCGGCTTGATGTCGCTCATGGTGGGCGCGCTGGCGCGCGAGGTGCCGCGCCTGAGCCGCGATGGCGTTCGGCTGCATTTCGTCGGCGAACGCGGCGGCCTGTCCGCCAAGCTGGTGGCCGGGTTGGTCAGTGCCGAAGAGGCGACCGCGCCCAACACGCGGCTCGTGCTCAACATCTGCTTCAACTACGGCGGGCGCTGGGACATCGCCCAGGCCGCGGCCAAGCTCGCCGAGCAGGGCCTGCCAATGACCGAGATGAACATGGACCGCGCGATGGCGCTGGCCCATGTGCCCGACCCCGACCTGTTCATCCGCACCGGCGGCGAGCAACGGTTGTCGAATTTCCTGCTCTGGCAAAGTGCCTATGCCGAGCTCTTCTTCAGCGACAAGCTGTGGCCCGAATTCGACGAGGCTGCGCTGGACGAGGCCATCGCCGCGTTCCAGAGCCGCGAGCGCCGCTTCGGCCAAACCTCGGCACAGGTCTCGACGGCCACGGCCTGAAGACCTCACAACCTCCCGCATGCTCAAACAACGCATCCTCACGGCGATCGTGCTGCTCGCGATCCTGCTGCCAGCGCTGTTCTACCGAAACTACATTCCATTCGCCTGCGTGATGCTCGTGCTGATCGGCGCGGCCGCATGGGAGTGGGGGCGCCTGAATGGCTACGGGCAGGGCATGTCGCTGTTTCTCGGTGCCGAGATGGTCGTGCTCTGCGGGCTTTCGTGGTGGCTGGGCCTGCTGGAGCAACCCCTGATCCTGATGTGGACCCTGGCCAGCGCGGCCTGGGTGCTGGGTGGTGCGGCGCTGTTGCGCGTGGCGGTGCCGGGCTGGCCCCGCATTCCGCGCGGTCTGCGCCTGGTCGGCGGCTTGCTGGCGCTGTGGGTCGCGTGGCTCGCCGCGGTGCAGGCGCGCATGGTCGGCATCAACTTCCTGTTGTCGATCCTGGTACTGGTCTGGGTGGCCGACGTGTTCGCCTATTTCGCGGGTCGCGCCTTCGGGCTGAAGTTCACCCGCGGCAAGCTGGCGCCGGCGATCAGCCCGGGCAAGAGCTGGGAGGGCGTGTGGGGCGGAATGATCGGCGTCATCGTGCTGGCCTTCGCCTGGGTCTACGCCGACAAGGCGCTCGGCGCGACGGTGCCCAGCCTCTACACCCGCCTGAACGAACGCGGCTGGTGGCTGCTCCTGATCGGCGCGGTGTTCCTCGCCGCGATGAGCGTCGTGGGCGACCTGGTCGAATCGCTGATCAAGCGCAGCGCCGGTGCCAAGGACAGCAGCCGCCTGCTCCCCGGCCACGGCGGCGTGCTCGACCGCGTGGATGCCCTCTTGCCGGCACTTCCCATTGCCATGATGCTGGCTTTCCTGTGAACACTCCCAAACAACGCGTCACGGTGCTCGGTTCGACCGGGTCGGTCGGCGTGAGCACGCTCGACGTCATTGCGCGGCACCCCGATCGCTTCGAGGTCTTTGCGCTCTCCGCTGCCACCAAGGTGGATGAGATGCTGGCGCAATGCGCGCAGTTCTCGCCCCGGTTCGCAGTCATGGCGAGCGCGCCGCATGCGGCATTGCTGGCCGAAAAGCTCAAGCAGAACGGTCTGGGCACCGTGGTGCTGACGGGCGAGGATGCTATTGAAAAGATAGCTTCGCACGAAGAAGTCGATGCCGTCATGGCGGCCATCGTCGGTGCTGCCGGGCTCGGCCCATGCCTTGCTGCCGCACGTGCCGGCAAGCGCCTGCTGCTGGCCAACAAGGAAGCCCTGGTGGTTGGCGGCGAGCTGTTCATGCAGACGGTGCGAGAGGGCGGCGCCACGCTGCTGCCGATCGACAGCGAGCATTCGGCCATCTTCCAGTCGCTGCCCGAAGACCCGGCCACCTGGGCACGGCGCATCGACAAGATCATCCTGACCGCCTCGGGCGGCCCGTTCCTCACCCGGGCGCCTGGTTCGCTGGGCGCGGTGACGCCTGAGCAGGCCTGCGCCCATCCGAACTGGGTCATGGGCCGCAAGATCTCGGTCGATTCGGCCACGATGATGAACAAGGCGCTCGAAGTGATCGAGGCACGCCACCTGTTCGGCGTCTCGCCCGAGCAGATCGAAGTCGTCATCCATCCGCAGAGCGTGGTGCACTCGATGGTGCAGTTCACCGACGCCTCTGTCATCGCCCAGCTCGGCACGCCCGACATGCGGGTGCCGATCGCGGTCGGCCTGGCCTGGCCCGAGCGCATCGAGAGCGGAGCGGCACGGCTCGATTTCCGCCAGATGGCGTCGCTGACCTTCGATGCGCCCGACGCGGCGCTCTTCCCGGGCCTGGGTCTTGCGTGGCACGCATTGCGCGCCGCACCGGGCACGACGGCGGTGCTCAACGCGGCCAACGAGGTCGCCGTCGAGGCCTTTCTGGACCGGCGCCTGCGTTTCGACCGCATTCATGCGGTCAACATGGAAACTTTGGAGGCGGTCGCTCCCTCCAAGCCGGCATCGCTGGCCGACCTGCTGGCGCTCGATGCCAGCGCTCGTGCGGCGGCCAATGCCGCTGCGCTGCGCTTCGCAGCCTGACTTCCCCCATTCGTCGAGGATCCGATGCTCACTGTCATAGCCTTCGTGGTTG
This region of Variovorax sp. RKNM96 genomic DNA includes:
- the frr gene encoding ribosome recycling factor — translated: MTIADIRSATDAKMNQSLAAFQNNLTKIRTGRANSALLDSIHVEYYGSQVPLSQVANVSVLDSRTISVQPWEKGMGAKIEKAIRESDLGLNPASMGDLIRVPLPAMSEERRKEMTKLVRNEGETAKVATRNLRRDANESVKKLVKDKLASEDDQKRAEADIQKVTDRHIAEIDRLVAAKEAEIMAV
- the uppS gene encoding polyprenyl diphosphate synthase, which gives rise to MASSPPSIPHHVAIVMDGNGRWATKRFLPRVAGHKQGVESLRRCVKACADRGVGVLTVFAFSSENWNRPPEEVSGLMSLMVGALAREVPRLSRDGVRLHFVGERGGLSAKLVAGLVSAEEATAPNTRLVLNICFNYGGRWDIAQAAAKLAEQGLPMTEMNMDRAMALAHVPDPDLFIRTGGEQRLSNFLLWQSAYAELFFSDKLWPEFDEAALDEAIAAFQSRERRFGQTSAQVSTATA
- a CDS encoding phosphatidate cytidylyltransferase yields the protein MLKQRILTAIVLLAILLPALFYRNYIPFACVMLVLIGAAAWEWGRLNGYGQGMSLFLGAEMVVLCGLSWWLGLLEQPLILMWTLASAAWVLGGAALLRVAVPGWPRIPRGLRLVGGLLALWVAWLAAVQARMVGINFLLSILVLVWVADVFAYFAGRAFGLKFTRGKLAPAISPGKSWEGVWGGMIGVIVLAFAWVYADKALGATVPSLYTRLNERGWWLLLIGAVFLAAMSVVGDLVESLIKRSAGAKDSSRLLPGHGGVLDRVDALLPALPIAMMLAFL
- the ispC gene encoding 1-deoxy-D-xylulose-5-phosphate reductoisomerase, with translation MNTPKQRVTVLGSTGSVGVSTLDVIARHPDRFEVFALSAATKVDEMLAQCAQFSPRFAVMASAPHAALLAEKLKQNGLGTVVLTGEDAIEKIASHEEVDAVMAAIVGAAGLGPCLAAARAGKRLLLANKEALVVGGELFMQTVREGGATLLPIDSEHSAIFQSLPEDPATWARRIDKIILTASGGPFLTRAPGSLGAVTPEQACAHPNWVMGRKISVDSATMMNKALEVIEARHLFGVSPEQIEVVIHPQSVVHSMVQFTDASVIAQLGTPDMRVPIAVGLAWPERIESGAARLDFRQMASLTFDAPDAALFPGLGLAWHALRAAPGTTAVLNAANEVAVEAFLDRRLRFDRIHAVNMETLEAVAPSKPASLADLLALDASARAAANAAALRFAA